The Etheostoma cragini isolate CJK2018 chromosome 5, CSU_Ecrag_1.0, whole genome shotgun sequence genome contains a region encoding:
- the LOC117945294 gene encoding coiled-coil domain-containing protein 112-like isoform X2 — MASLATPPGVDKQCLQGERDSSSDSADQKLARQKAAQFLREAEKYSRQIEKLEKERKLIAQCRKNGWTDVPGEVEEYEKMLEEERNAEKTNLQKQLVKIHNGVRKFQRQLIDVKPTPELIERLKKIMSEVEISINTLKGDQRSCFEELLKEERTCRQEIVAYEKKIENLSLAVKSEPKLPPAPTVKTKPLDRDLPAEVRALEAFLLKTGGPCGGWDQYDHQAFLRVWTKHRGQPAYSKEVKLYLPSKTLEEIEQHEDWHQELIYLQDRKKEAIQRWKAGKHQERQTRTQSQEEVEEARIKEKGAKNQVHQHRTEEERREAAQRLEEWKEEKRRKEEQEEEQRLSEEIQKRRRAKEERRRQLEVKLTVEEQLRLKREEEEEQGRRRREEEQREMDERRREAVKGIKRFTERDLHKVEAKLQEKQLREKEEEERQRRITAKLKEKVDSHVSRDPSRLTRPTKGWGERMKHIGPSGGGPLLQMFHRAVPTWRQGL, encoded by the exons ATGGCCTCCCTAGCAACCCCGCCAGGCGTTGATAAACAGTGTCTG cagggagagagagactccAGCAGTGACAGCGCCGATCAGAAGCTAGCCAGGCAGAAAGCTGCTCAGTTCCTCAGGGAAGCCGAGAAATACAGCAGGCA GATTgaaaagttggagaaagagaggaagctgATTGCTCAGTGCAGAAAGAATGGCTGGACAGATGTGCCTGGAGAAGTGGAAGAGTACGAGAAAATGctggaggaagaaagaaatgctGAGA agacAAATCTTCAAAAGCAGCTAGTGAAGATTCATAATGGTGTGAGGAAATTTCAGAGACAGCTGATAGATGTGAAGCCAACTCCTGAGT TGATCGAAAGACTGAAGAAAATAATGTCAGAGGTGGAAATCTCAATTAACACCCTAAAGGGAGACCAGCGTTCATG CTTTGAGGAGCTTTTGAAGGAGGAGAGGACATGCAGACAGGAGATCGTTGCGTATGAGAAAAAGATTGAAAACTTGAGCCTTGCTGTAAAATCTGAGCCCAAACTACCCCCAGCTCCCACTGTTAAG acCAAACCACTAGACAGAGACCTCCCTGCGGAGGTCAGGGCACTGGAGGCTTTCCTGCTGAAGACAGGAGGCCCTTGTGGTGGCTGGGACCAATATGACCACCAAGCCTTCCTTAGA GTTTGGACAAAGCACAGGGGACAACCAGCCTACAGCAAAGAGGTCAAACTGTACCTGCCTAGTAAAACATTGGAAGAGATAGAGCAACATGAGGACTGGCATCAGGAGCTGATCTACCTacaggacagaaagaaagag GCTATTCAGCGGTGGAAAGCCGGCAAGCATCAGGAACGCCAGACCAGAACACAGAGTCAGGAGGAGGTGGAAGAAGCAAGAATTAAGGAGAAGGGGGCCAAGAACCAAGTCCACCAACATAG gactgaggaggagaggagggaggcagCACAGCGACTGGAGGAGtggaaggaagagaaaagaaggaaggaggaacAAGAAGAGGAGCAGAGGCTGTCTGAGGAGATACAAAAGAGGAGACGGGCAAAG GAAGAGCGGCGCCGGCAGCTGGAAGTGAAGCTGACTGTTGAGGAGCAGCTACGActgaagagggaggaggaggaggaacaggggaggaggaggagagaggaggaacagAGGGAGATGGACGAGAGGAGAAGGGAGGCAGTCAAGGGCATCAAACGCTTTACTGAAAGG GATCTTCACAAGGTGGAGGCAAAGCTTCAGGAGAAACAGCtcagggagaaagaggaagaggaaagacaGAGGAGAATCACTGCTAAGTTGAAGGAGAAG GTGGATAGTCACGTCAGCAGAGACCCCTCCAGGCTTACCCGCCCCACTAAGGGTTGGGGGGAGCGGATGAAACACATTGGACCTTCAGGAGGAGGGCCTCTGCTACAGATGTTTCACAG AGCTGTTCCCACTTGGAGACAAGGCCTTTGA
- the LOC117945294 gene encoding coiled-coil domain-containing protein 112-like isoform X3: protein MASLATPPGVDKQCLGERDSSSDSADQKLARQKAAQFLREAEKYSRQIEKLEKERKLIAQCRKNGWTDVPGEVEEYEKMLEEERNAEKTNLQKQLVKIHNGVRKFQRQLIDVKPTPELIERLKKIMSEVEISINTLKGDQRSCFEELLKEERTCRQEIVAYEKKIENLSLAVKSEPKLPPAPTVKTKPLDRDLPAEVRALEAFLLKTGGPCGGWDQYDHQAFLRVWTKHRGQPAYSKEVKLYLPSKTLEEIEQHEDWHQELIYLQDRKKEAIQRWKAGKHQERQTRTQSQEEVEEARIKEKGAKNQVHQHRTEEERREAAQRLEEWKEEKRRKEEQEEEQRLSEEIQKRRRAKEERRRQLEVKLTVEEQLRLKREEEEEQGRRRREEEQREMDERRREAVKGIKRFTERDLHKVEAKLQEKQLREKEEEERQRRITAKLKEKVDSHVSRDPSRLTRPTKGWGERMKHIGPSGGGPLLQMFHRAVPTWRQGL, encoded by the exons ATGGCCTCCCTAGCAACCCCGCCAGGCGTTGATAAACAGTGTCTG ggagagagagactccAGCAGTGACAGCGCCGATCAGAAGCTAGCCAGGCAGAAAGCTGCTCAGTTCCTCAGGGAAGCCGAGAAATACAGCAGGCA GATTgaaaagttggagaaagagaggaagctgATTGCTCAGTGCAGAAAGAATGGCTGGACAGATGTGCCTGGAGAAGTGGAAGAGTACGAGAAAATGctggaggaagaaagaaatgctGAGA agacAAATCTTCAAAAGCAGCTAGTGAAGATTCATAATGGTGTGAGGAAATTTCAGAGACAGCTGATAGATGTGAAGCCAACTCCTGAGT TGATCGAAAGACTGAAGAAAATAATGTCAGAGGTGGAAATCTCAATTAACACCCTAAAGGGAGACCAGCGTTCATG CTTTGAGGAGCTTTTGAAGGAGGAGAGGACATGCAGACAGGAGATCGTTGCGTATGAGAAAAAGATTGAAAACTTGAGCCTTGCTGTAAAATCTGAGCCCAAACTACCCCCAGCTCCCACTGTTAAG acCAAACCACTAGACAGAGACCTCCCTGCGGAGGTCAGGGCACTGGAGGCTTTCCTGCTGAAGACAGGAGGCCCTTGTGGTGGCTGGGACCAATATGACCACCAAGCCTTCCTTAGA GTTTGGACAAAGCACAGGGGACAACCAGCCTACAGCAAAGAGGTCAAACTGTACCTGCCTAGTAAAACATTGGAAGAGATAGAGCAACATGAGGACTGGCATCAGGAGCTGATCTACCTacaggacagaaagaaagag GCTATTCAGCGGTGGAAAGCCGGCAAGCATCAGGAACGCCAGACCAGAACACAGAGTCAGGAGGAGGTGGAAGAAGCAAGAATTAAGGAGAAGGGGGCCAAGAACCAAGTCCACCAACATAG gactgaggaggagaggagggaggcagCACAGCGACTGGAGGAGtggaaggaagagaaaagaaggaaggaggaacAAGAAGAGGAGCAGAGGCTGTCTGAGGAGATACAAAAGAGGAGACGGGCAAAG GAAGAGCGGCGCCGGCAGCTGGAAGTGAAGCTGACTGTTGAGGAGCAGCTACGActgaagagggaggaggaggaggaacaggggaggaggaggagagaggaggaacagAGGGAGATGGACGAGAGGAGAAGGGAGGCAGTCAAGGGCATCAAACGCTTTACTGAAAGG GATCTTCACAAGGTGGAGGCAAAGCTTCAGGAGAAACAGCtcagggagaaagaggaagaggaaagacaGAGGAGAATCACTGCTAAGTTGAAGGAGAAG GTGGATAGTCACGTCAGCAGAGACCCCTCCAGGCTTACCCGCCCCACTAAGGGTTGGGGGGAGCGGATGAAACACATTGGACCTTCAGGAGGAGGGCCTCTGCTACAGATGTTTCACAG AGCTGTTCCCACTTGGAGACAAGGCCTTTGA
- the LOC117945294 gene encoding coiled-coil domain-containing protein 112-like isoform X1 yields the protein MDTIYKCTCCCILQYDQLLCFPFLNAFEQGERDSSSDSADQKLARQKAAQFLREAEKYSRQIEKLEKERKLIAQCRKNGWTDVPGEVEEYEKMLEEERNAEKTNLQKQLVKIHNGVRKFQRQLIDVKPTPELIERLKKIMSEVEISINTLKGDQRSCFEELLKEERTCRQEIVAYEKKIENLSLAVKSEPKLPPAPTVKTKPLDRDLPAEVRALEAFLLKTGGPCGGWDQYDHQAFLRVWTKHRGQPAYSKEVKLYLPSKTLEEIEQHEDWHQELIYLQDRKKEAIQRWKAGKHQERQTRTQSQEEVEEARIKEKGAKNQVHQHRTEEERREAAQRLEEWKEEKRRKEEQEEEQRLSEEIQKRRRAKEERRRQLEVKLTVEEQLRLKREEEEEQGRRRREEEQREMDERRREAVKGIKRFTERDLHKVEAKLQEKQLREKEEEERQRRITAKLKEKVDSHVSRDPSRLTRPTKGWGERMKHIGPSGGGPLLQMFHRAVPTWRQGL from the exons ATGGATACAATTTATAAATGCACTTGTTGTtgtatattgcaatatgatcagctgttgtgttttcctttcctAAATGCATTtgagcagggagagagagactccAGCAGTGACAGCGCCGATCAGAAGCTAGCCAGGCAGAAAGCTGCTCAGTTCCTCAGGGAAGCCGAGAAATACAGCAGGCA GATTgaaaagttggagaaagagaggaagctgATTGCTCAGTGCAGAAAGAATGGCTGGACAGATGTGCCTGGAGAAGTGGAAGAGTACGAGAAAATGctggaggaagaaagaaatgctGAGA agacAAATCTTCAAAAGCAGCTAGTGAAGATTCATAATGGTGTGAGGAAATTTCAGAGACAGCTGATAGATGTGAAGCCAACTCCTGAGT TGATCGAAAGACTGAAGAAAATAATGTCAGAGGTGGAAATCTCAATTAACACCCTAAAGGGAGACCAGCGTTCATG CTTTGAGGAGCTTTTGAAGGAGGAGAGGACATGCAGACAGGAGATCGTTGCGTATGAGAAAAAGATTGAAAACTTGAGCCTTGCTGTAAAATCTGAGCCCAAACTACCCCCAGCTCCCACTGTTAAG acCAAACCACTAGACAGAGACCTCCCTGCGGAGGTCAGGGCACTGGAGGCTTTCCTGCTGAAGACAGGAGGCCCTTGTGGTGGCTGGGACCAATATGACCACCAAGCCTTCCTTAGA GTTTGGACAAAGCACAGGGGACAACCAGCCTACAGCAAAGAGGTCAAACTGTACCTGCCTAGTAAAACATTGGAAGAGATAGAGCAACATGAGGACTGGCATCAGGAGCTGATCTACCTacaggacagaaagaaagag GCTATTCAGCGGTGGAAAGCCGGCAAGCATCAGGAACGCCAGACCAGAACACAGAGTCAGGAGGAGGTGGAAGAAGCAAGAATTAAGGAGAAGGGGGCCAAGAACCAAGTCCACCAACATAG gactgaggaggagaggagggaggcagCACAGCGACTGGAGGAGtggaaggaagagaaaagaaggaaggaggaacAAGAAGAGGAGCAGAGGCTGTCTGAGGAGATACAAAAGAGGAGACGGGCAAAG GAAGAGCGGCGCCGGCAGCTGGAAGTGAAGCTGACTGTTGAGGAGCAGCTACGActgaagagggaggaggaggaggaacaggggaggaggaggagagaggaggaacagAGGGAGATGGACGAGAGGAGAAGGGAGGCAGTCAAGGGCATCAAACGCTTTACTGAAAGG GATCTTCACAAGGTGGAGGCAAAGCTTCAGGAGAAACAGCtcagggagaaagaggaagaggaaagacaGAGGAGAATCACTGCTAAGTTGAAGGAGAAG GTGGATAGTCACGTCAGCAGAGACCCCTCCAGGCTTACCCGCCCCACTAAGGGTTGGGGGGAGCGGATGAAACACATTGGACCTTCAGGAGGAGGGCCTCTGCTACAGATGTTTCACAG AGCTGTTCCCACTTGGAGACAAGGCCTTTGA